A genomic window from Paenibacillus sp. FSL K6-0276 includes:
- a CDS encoding extracellular solute-binding protein, whose translation MEKNNKEIVLWHEFDGPGDTSIEVLEGICRLYTERFGVQITPQVMNITELTARLNRIKDTHQGPHLAMVPADMSSYVENGLYSEVPGWLFDDALTEGDLSTMQMDGVQYGIPVLRGNHLVVYYNPEIYASAPTTWDVFEEAVERLSAQGIVPIGADLQQGYWFIPFLTAFGGWPVQHGKPNIVTPEMKQALEFIRDKMDQGVLVSLDGSTGLLEQFIDGKIGAIICGEWIYNHLDKQMNNRLAVCQLPVIEGQQSLSMSSSIGLIYPNHSLTSEEREDILSFTHFMLSDECQTMWTLGVQRIPAQEEVLNRLAASATPNKKMILSLLDHARPMPTYPFMIHVWEALNAGLTELSLSSPEQALKKIEQTIQASWGAYKS comes from the coding sequence ATGGAAAAGAACAATAAAGAAATCGTGTTATGGCATGAGTTTGATGGTCCGGGAGATACCTCGATTGAAGTGCTGGAGGGAATTTGCAGGCTGTATACAGAGCGCTTCGGCGTGCAAATTACGCCACAAGTGATGAACATTACGGAGCTGACTGCGCGCCTGAACCGAATTAAGGACACCCATCAAGGTCCGCATCTGGCGATGGTTCCTGCCGATATGTCCTCCTATGTTGAGAACGGCCTTTACTCTGAAGTACCGGGCTGGCTGTTTGACGATGCACTGACTGAAGGGGACCTTTCAACGATGCAAATGGATGGTGTTCAGTATGGTATCCCGGTATTGCGGGGCAATCATCTGGTTGTGTATTACAATCCAGAGATTTACGCTAGTGCGCCGACGACATGGGACGTGTTCGAAGAGGCGGTAGAGAGGCTGTCCGCTCAAGGCATCGTACCGATTGGAGCAGATTTGCAGCAGGGCTATTGGTTTATTCCGTTCCTTACAGCTTTCGGTGGTTGGCCTGTACAGCATGGAAAGCCGAATATCGTCACCCCTGAAATGAAGCAAGCGCTTGAGTTCATCCGTGATAAAATGGATCAAGGCGTGCTCGTCAGTCTCGACGGCTCCACAGGACTGCTAGAGCAGTTCATCGACGGTAAGATTGGCGCTATTATTTGTGGAGAGTGGATTTATAACCATCTGGATAAGCAGATGAACAACAGGCTTGCGGTCTGCCAGCTTCCGGTCATAGAAGGCCAGCAATCGCTATCTATGTCTTCTTCTATCGGCCTGATCTACCCGAATCATTCGTTAACATCGGAGGAGCGGGAAGATATCTTGTCATTCACGCATTTTATGCTGAGTGATGAATGCCAAACCATGTGGACGCTGGGTGTGCAACGGATTCCGGCTCAGGAAGAGGTGCTGAACCGTCTAGCTGCCTCTGCTACGCCTAACAAAAAGATGATATTGTCGCTGTTGGATCACGCACGGCCGATGCCGACTTACCCCTTCATGATCCATGTATGGGAGGCACTAAATGCGGGTCTGACCGAGCTGTCCTTGAGCAGTCCTGAACAAGCATTGAAAAAAATAGAACAGACCATCCAAGCATCCTGGGGCGCATATAAAAGTTAA
- a CDS encoding amino acid permease — protein sequence MAQPELKRELANRHVQLIAIGGTIGTGLFLGSGKAIEKAGPSIMITYLIVGIAVFFVMRALGELLLSKAGYQSFTDIAEDYLGSRIAFITGWTYWFCWIMTAMADVIAVGVYVQYWFDIPQWVPAIACLVVLLGLNLLTVKSFGELEFWFALIKVITILALIGLGVILLIIGFKTDAGSVTIRNLWEHGGFFPNGISGFLFSFQMVVFAYVGVELVGVSAAETADPEKNIPSAINKIPLRILFFYVGALFVLLCINPWTELSPAESPFVKTFSLVGIPIAAGIINFVVLTSAASACNSGMFSTSRILYNLSRNDQASPHLGKLNKNHVPGNSLFISTIVISVGALLSKLIPEQAFGIVTTISAICFIWVWGIVLICHIKYKKTRPDLQAKSKFKAPFTPAINYVVLTLFAGILIIMLFAGETRPALLCTPLWFILLIILYSIRSRKGKSNQA from the coding sequence ATGGCACAACCAGAATTAAAGAGAGAGCTGGCCAATCGGCATGTTCAACTTATCGCCATTGGCGGCACCATTGGTACAGGATTATTCTTGGGATCAGGCAAGGCGATAGAGAAGGCAGGCCCATCCATCATGATCACGTATTTAATCGTGGGTATTGCTGTGTTTTTTGTGATGAGAGCACTGGGAGAACTCCTATTATCTAAAGCGGGATATCAATCGTTTACGGATATTGCTGAAGACTACCTTGGATCACGGATCGCATTCATCACCGGTTGGACCTATTGGTTTTGCTGGATCATGACGGCTATGGCTGATGTCATTGCTGTTGGCGTATATGTACAGTATTGGTTTGATATCCCACAATGGGTTCCAGCCATCGCCTGTCTAGTCGTGTTATTAGGACTTAATCTATTAACTGTAAAGAGCTTTGGAGAACTCGAATTTTGGTTTGCTTTAATTAAAGTAATCACGATTCTCGCCTTAATTGGCCTTGGGGTCATTTTACTGATCATAGGGTTTAAGACGGATGCAGGATCGGTGACGATACGCAACCTCTGGGAGCATGGGGGATTTTTTCCGAACGGCATATCAGGATTCTTATTTTCTTTTCAAATGGTTGTATTTGCTTATGTCGGTGTGGAATTGGTGGGTGTGTCGGCAGCGGAAACAGCGGATCCGGAGAAAAATATCCCTTCAGCGATTAATAAAATTCCTTTAAGGATTCTATTTTTCTATGTCGGTGCGCTTTTCGTCCTGCTATGCATTAACCCTTGGACGGAGCTCAGTCCGGCAGAGAGTCCTTTTGTAAAAACCTTTAGTTTAGTAGGGATTCCAATTGCCGCAGGGATTATTAATTTTGTTGTACTAACCTCAGCTGCTTCCGCTTGTAATAGTGGGATGTTCTCGACAAGCCGAATTCTCTATAATTTGAGTAGAAACGACCAGGCGTCACCTCATTTGGGCAAACTGAATAAAAACCATGTACCAGGCAACTCGTTATTCATTTCTACAATTGTCATATCTGTAGGGGCTCTTTTGAGTAAACTAATTCCGGAGCAGGCTTTTGGAATCGTGACAACGATAAGCGCTATTTGTTTTATATGGGTGTGGGGCATTGTTCTCATCTGCCATATTAAGTACAAGAAAACCCGGCCAGACTTACAGGCGAAATCAAAATTTAAAGCACCGTTCACGCCGGCTATTAATTATGTTGTCTTAACATTGTTTGCTGGGATCCTGATCATCATGCTGTTCGCTGGAGAGACACGACCGGCTTTATTGTGTACTCCGTTATGGTTTATTTTATTAATCATTCTGTATTCGATTAGAAGCAGAAAGGGGAAAAGTAATCAAGCTTGA
- a CDS encoding alpha-amylase, with amino-acid sequence MSKDSKFRLVQDYLSTHKDKDVEPIWIPAVWNECQYEHVLFEKDSEICVHPYDFLTEHLKYVDRLSWRYLLKERTNLDDSAIYSSLIRYSTAWDYNHDGKIESGTFLRFFILLPLLKKMGINILYMLPVNQYSKLNLKGDIGSPYAVQSLFHLDQNLHDSLLDGMEEFSIHDELSALVEACHLLDIKTVVDFIPRVTAKNSAFITEHPDWVYWIKIEELEGFAPPSIPELGFFEECTPDKLETVYHSQETTSFLRKFSPPPNELHPILWQHLKEKAAKTGEELLTLVEQEMGITTAPAHSDWINDVQPIWTDITFLRLYKDFSPQVRHLLSPDQAPYVLFDTIKCNDYPGEEPNLELWDVLEQAVRFNLERYGIDGFRIDIGHVLPIPLLTRIFDTIKEINPNAILISEDLFNRNHKKAASTGYNIMLGSGWNVMTQITKENLVSFLEELPELNIHVFACAETADTPRITSRGGVEVARMIAVFNQFLPNAIPYVTTGYEMNEEQPLNCGLGDNTNGEEISRAFFNVMQINWTNPAPMLPLLAELSDFKKDWRHLVKPENFFVAQSPEGTVLYGYMHGDQTLLCCFNLSADASCQVDLKAAIPGRCPMTVTLDSSLTGSSVGQTFDSLLLAPNQALVLVNNHRKVS; translated from the coding sequence ATGAGCAAAGACAGCAAATTTAGACTTGTTCAGGATTACTTGTCTACACACAAAGATAAAGACGTAGAGCCAATTTGGATACCTGCTGTGTGGAACGAGTGCCAATATGAGCATGTTCTCTTCGAAAAAGACAGTGAAATATGTGTACATCCGTATGATTTTTTAACGGAGCATTTGAAGTATGTGGACAGGCTTTCGTGGAGGTATTTGCTCAAGGAACGTACGAATCTCGACGACAGCGCGATCTATTCTTCGCTTATTCGCTATTCGACGGCTTGGGATTACAACCATGACGGAAAAATTGAATCCGGTACTTTTTTAAGATTCTTTATTCTTTTGCCGCTGCTAAAAAAAATGGGCATCAATATTCTCTACATGCTTCCAGTTAACCAGTACAGCAAGTTAAACCTGAAGGGCGATATCGGATCACCTTACGCGGTGCAATCGTTATTCCACTTGGATCAGAACCTACACGATAGCCTGTTGGACGGCATGGAGGAGTTCTCGATCCACGATGAGCTCAGCGCTTTGGTAGAAGCTTGTCATCTGCTTGATATTAAGACTGTTGTTGATTTCATTCCCCGCGTAACGGCGAAAAACAGTGCGTTCATTACTGAACACCCTGATTGGGTGTATTGGATCAAGATTGAGGAACTGGAAGGCTTTGCGCCGCCCTCGATTCCCGAGCTTGGATTTTTTGAGGAGTGTACGCCTGACAAATTGGAGACGGTCTACCACAGCCAGGAGACCACATCGTTTCTACGGAAGTTCTCACCGCCGCCCAATGAACTTCATCCGATCCTTTGGCAGCACTTGAAGGAGAAGGCTGCTAAAACTGGGGAAGAACTATTAACTTTGGTGGAGCAAGAGATGGGGATAACGACTGCTCCAGCGCATTCAGATTGGATTAATGACGTGCAGCCGATTTGGACAGACATTACGTTCTTACGCCTCTACAAGGATTTCTCTCCGCAAGTGAGACATCTTTTAAGTCCGGATCAGGCGCCATATGTCCTTTTTGATACGATTAAATGCAATGACTACCCGGGAGAGGAGCCGAATCTGGAGCTGTGGGACGTTCTGGAGCAGGCAGTACGGTTCAATCTCGAAAGGTACGGGATTGACGGCTTCCGCATCGACATCGGACATGTGCTTCCTATTCCGTTGTTGACTCGTATTTTTGACACGATTAAAGAGATCAATCCGAATGCGATCTTGATCAGCGAAGACTTGTTCAACCGCAACCACAAGAAGGCAGCGAGCACCGGCTATAACATTATGCTTGGCAGCGGATGGAACGTCATGACGCAAATTACCAAGGAGAATCTCGTTTCATTCCTAGAGGAGCTGCCTGAGTTGAATATTCATGTGTTTGCCTGTGCAGAAACGGCAGATACTCCCCGGATCACGAGCCGTGGCGGTGTCGAGGTGGCCCGTATGATCGCGGTATTTAATCAATTTCTTCCGAACGCAATTCCATACGTAACGACGGGCTATGAAATGAATGAGGAGCAGCCCCTCAACTGCGGTCTTGGAGACAACACGAACGGAGAGGAGATTTCCCGCGCTTTTTTTAACGTCATGCAAATTAATTGGACCAATCCTGCACCGATGCTACCGCTGCTGGCGGAGCTAAGTGATTTCAAGAAAGATTGGCGCCATCTAGTGAAGCCGGAAAACTTTTTCGTGGCTCAATCCCCGGAAGGTACTGTGCTATATGGATATATGCATGGGGATCAGACGCTGCTGTGCTGCTTTAACTTGAGTGCTGACGCTTCCTGCCAAGTCGATTTGAAGGCTGCGATACCTGGTCGATGCCCAATGACCGTGACACTAGATAGTTCCTTAACTGGCAGCAGCGTAGGTCAGACGTTCGACAGCTTGCTACTTGCGCCAAATCAGGCTCTAGTGCTCGTAAACAATCATAGAAAAGTTAGTTAA
- a CDS encoding alcohol dehydrogenase catalytic domain-containing protein translates to MDNTKAKGRMRMEALVWTSNHKLELCEWEEPQIVAPDEVKIQIEMTGICGTDLAVITGKEEGVPEVIRGHEAVGTVIEIGSNVDRVKVGDRVVIDPNQSCNECYFCLKEQPHLCMGPDGNGMPIAGLNRNGTFTFFYSTAQTFAHLLPDHMSWETGVLIEPLACVLHNFKEANVTADDKVLILGSGPMGLLSQMVSKSKSALTVATEINPYRLAFAREISDFALTPSQLNQATVDEICAGHKFDVIIDTVGTQLEVAEEWIERGGRIVPFGINAKYRYTFSPTKFVQHAIKIIAAGEYRYMFEEALRFAAETPELEKLVTRKVKLNQYEVAINELIGYELNSLKVVESETVKTVFVP, encoded by the coding sequence ATGGATAATACAAAGGCGAAAGGAAGAATGCGTATGGAAGCGCTGGTGTGGACATCTAATCATAAGCTGGAGCTCTGCGAATGGGAAGAGCCGCAGATTGTAGCCCCAGATGAAGTTAAGATCCAGATTGAGATGACAGGCATTTGTGGAACAGATCTAGCGGTTATAACCGGTAAAGAGGAAGGCGTCCCAGAGGTCATTCGTGGTCATGAGGCTGTGGGGACTGTAATCGAAATTGGCAGTAACGTTGACCGTGTTAAGGTGGGGGACCGCGTAGTTATCGATCCGAATCAAAGCTGCAATGAATGCTATTTTTGTTTAAAAGAACAGCCACATCTATGTATGGGTCCCGATGGAAATGGGATGCCTATTGCTGGTTTGAATCGGAATGGGACATTCACTTTTTTTTACTCTACTGCACAAACGTTTGCACACCTTCTGCCTGATCATATGAGCTGGGAGACAGGGGTATTAATCGAGCCGCTTGCCTGTGTGCTGCACAACTTTAAAGAGGCTAATGTCACAGCAGACGATAAGGTGCTCATTCTTGGATCGGGTCCAATGGGACTGCTAAGTCAAATGGTGAGTAAATCAAAATCTGCGCTCACGGTAGCGACTGAAATTAATCCCTATCGGTTGGCTTTTGCCAGAGAAATCTCAGATTTTGCTCTAACACCTTCCCAATTAAATCAAGCTACCGTAGACGAAATCTGCGCGGGACATAAGTTTGATGTGATTATCGATACGGTGGGCACTCAGCTCGAAGTGGCGGAGGAATGGATTGAGCGTGGAGGGCGCATCGTTCCTTTTGGTATTAATGCGAAGTATCGGTACACCTTTTCCCCTACCAAATTCGTACAGCATGCAATCAAAATTATCGCAGCAGGTGAATACCGCTACATGTTCGAGGAGGCTTTGCGGTTTGCCGCTGAAACACCTGAACTGGAGAAACTGGTGACCAGAAAAGTTAAGCTCAATCAATATGAAGTAGCGATAAACGAGTTGATCGGCTATGAATTGAACTCTTTGAAGGTGGTTGAGAGTGAAACCGTAAAGACGGTTTTTGTTCCGTAA
- the adhP gene encoding alcohol dehydrogenase AdhP, translating to MKAAVVKKFKEKLELQDVPKPKPGHKEILVHIQACGVCHTDLHAAHGDWPVKPKLPLIPGHEGVGIIEEIGEGVTHLKVGDRVGVPWLYSACGHCEYCLTGRETLCLDQQNSGYSVDGGYAEYCVAAADYVVKVPDNLTFIEAAPLFCAGVTTYKALKVSGVKPGEWVAIFGIGGLGHLGVQYAKVMGMNVVAIDTSDEKMELAKQLGADKTVNALKEDAADWIQKEIGGVHGVVCTAVAKKAFDQAYRAIRRGGTCVMVGLPPESMDVPIFDTVLNGTKVVGSIVGTRKDLQETLQFAAEGKIKTIIETRKLEDINEIYDLMLEGKINGRIVLDMTN from the coding sequence ATGAAAGCCGCTGTAGTAAAGAAATTTAAAGAAAAGTTAGAGCTACAAGACGTACCTAAACCAAAACCCGGACACAAAGAAATCCTTGTCCACATTCAGGCGTGCGGAGTGTGTCATACTGATTTGCATGCTGCTCATGGCGATTGGCCTGTCAAACCGAAACTCCCTCTTATTCCCGGACATGAAGGCGTCGGGATTATTGAAGAAATAGGTGAAGGAGTTACACACTTAAAGGTAGGAGACCGAGTAGGAGTTCCGTGGCTGTATTCAGCCTGCGGTCATTGTGAGTATTGTCTTACAGGAAGAGAGACTCTTTGTCTGGATCAGCAAAATTCCGGATATTCCGTAGATGGCGGATATGCAGAATATTGTGTGGCGGCTGCCGATTATGTAGTGAAAGTTCCTGATAATCTAACCTTCATCGAAGCGGCACCTTTATTTTGCGCTGGCGTTACGACCTATAAAGCTTTGAAAGTATCGGGTGTAAAGCCAGGTGAGTGGGTAGCCATTTTCGGCATCGGAGGATTGGGTCATCTTGGCGTACAATATGCAAAAGTAATGGGAATGAACGTAGTGGCCATCGACACGTCGGACGAAAAGATGGAGCTTGCGAAACAACTTGGTGCAGACAAAACCGTAAACGCATTAAAAGAAGATGCAGCAGACTGGATTCAAAAAGAAATCGGCGGAGTGCATGGTGTCGTTTGTACAGCGGTTGCAAAAAAAGCATTCGACCAAGCCTATCGAGCCATTCGTCGCGGTGGTACCTGCGTCATGGTTGGGCTGCCTCCTGAATCCATGGATGTCCCGATCTTTGATACGGTATTAAACGGTACAAAGGTAGTCGGTTCAATTGTCGGCACTCGCAAAGATTTGCAAGAAACATTACAATTCGCTGCGGAAGGAAAAATAAAAACCATTATTGAGACACGTAAATTAGAAGATATTAATGAGATTTACGATCTTATGTTAGAAGGAAAAATCAATGGTCGAATCGTCCTTGACATGACGAATTGA
- a CDS encoding IS1182 family transposase has translation MISNQQSLNLSPFMAIYDIVVPKDNMLRQINDLVDFSFVHEELQNKYCLDNGRNAVPPIRMFKYLLLKSIFDLSDVDVVERSKYDMSLKYFLDMAPEDDVINPSSLTKFRKLRLKDVNLLDMLIQKTVEIALEKEIIKSRAIIVDATHTKSRFNQQSPKEILMEKSKLLRKAVYQINENMKDKFPPKTTTNELVDELDYCQKVIDAVEKEESIREYPKVKEKLNYLKEIVEDHVEHLQFSNDPDARVGHKTADSSFFGYKTHIAMNEERIITAAVITTGEKSDGKQLQSLITKSRKTGMEIDTIIGDTAYSEKENIQYAHENGLQLVSKLHPLITQGKRKKENEFEFNKDAGMYVCKAGQMATRRARTGTKNVGANQVDTYYFDIDKCKQCPLKEGCYKEGAKSKTYSISIKSTEHSEQHAFQEGEYFKEKSKERYKIEAKNSELKHRHGYDVATSSGLVGMHMQGAMAIFAVNLKRILTLIK, from the coding sequence ATGATTTCAAACCAACAATCCCTTAACCTCAGTCCATTTATGGCGATTTACGATATCGTCGTACCTAAAGATAATATGCTACGACAAATAAATGACCTCGTAGATTTTTCTTTTGTTCATGAAGAATTACAGAATAAATATTGCCTAGATAATGGTCGCAATGCCGTGCCTCCTATTCGTATGTTCAAGTATTTATTACTAAAATCGATTTTCGATTTATCCGATGTGGATGTCGTAGAACGTTCTAAATATGACATGTCGCTCAAATACTTCTTAGATATGGCGCCTGAAGACGATGTCATCAACCCTAGTTCACTCACGAAGTTTCGTAAACTTCGGTTGAAAGATGTGAACCTGCTCGACATGCTGATTCAAAAAACGGTGGAAATTGCATTGGAAAAAGAAATCATTAAAAGCCGCGCAATTATTGTGGATGCTACCCACACGAAATCACGATTCAATCAGCAATCACCCAAAGAAATATTGATGGAGAAGTCTAAGCTGTTGCGCAAGGCCGTTTATCAAATCAATGAAAACATGAAAGATAAATTCCCGCCAAAAACAACGACAAACGAATTAGTGGATGAACTGGACTATTGCCAAAAAGTAATTGACGCCGTGGAAAAAGAAGAAAGTATCCGCGAATATCCAAAGGTAAAGGAAAAGTTGAACTACTTAAAGGAAATCGTAGAAGATCACGTGGAGCACCTTCAATTTTCTAATGATCCAGATGCACGTGTGGGTCACAAAACAGCCGACTCTTCTTTTTTTGGCTATAAAACACATATTGCAATGAATGAAGAACGTATTATTACAGCTGCAGTAATTACAACAGGTGAAAAAAGTGATGGAAAACAACTTCAATCCTTGATTACTAAAAGTCGTAAAACGGGTATGGAAATCGATACGATCATTGGAGATACAGCCTATTCTGAGAAAGAGAATATCCAATATGCCCATGAAAATGGATTGCAATTAGTATCCAAATTACACCCATTAATTACGCAAGGAAAACGTAAAAAAGAAAATGAATTTGAGTTTAATAAAGATGCAGGAATGTACGTTTGTAAAGCCGGACAGATGGCAACTCGCAGGGCACGTACGGGGACAAAAAATGTAGGAGCAAATCAAGTAGATACCTATTACTTTGATATCGATAAGTGTAAGCAATGCCCCTTAAAAGAAGGTTGTTATAAAGAAGGAGCAAAATCGAAAACCTATTCAATCAGTATCAAATCAACGGAGCATAGCGAGCAGCACGCGTTCCAAGAAGGAGAATATTTCAAAGAAAAGTCAAAAGAGCGCTATAAAATTGAAGCGAAGAATAGTGAATTAAAACACCGACATGGGTATGATGTGGCAACTTCCTCAGGTCTTGTTGGCATGCACATGCAAGGGGCAATGGCCATATTCGCTGTCAATCTCAAACGAATATTGACGTTAATAAAGTAA
- a CDS encoding alpha/beta hydrolase codes for MNKYQTINSDGFELNYSVKGTGKPILVIGSSVYYPQLFSEDLYDTFQFIFLDHRGFVKPPRTLQSEDYRLDKVLDDIETARQDLNLTNFILLGHSGHAFMALEYAKKYPYHVQKVALLNSAPTNSEERQRQSFSFFNETASPERKRQFEMDIALLESDIQKDPERRFVHMCIRMGAQSFYDYTFDAAYMWEDVYTNMPIIDHLWGEAFGELNLIQSLANFNKPVFIGLGRYDYLVAPVSLWNSVDETYEHVKKVIFEGHNPMFEEPRTFDKELSKWILEGN; via the coding sequence ATGAATAAATACCAAACTATAAATAGCGATGGATTTGAACTGAATTATAGTGTAAAAGGAACTGGGAAACCTATTTTGGTGATAGGCAGCAGTGTTTATTATCCTCAACTATTCTCAGAAGATTTATATGATACATTCCAGTTTATTTTCCTTGATCATAGAGGATTTGTGAAGCCGCCCCGAACTCTGCAATCCGAAGATTATAGATTAGACAAAGTATTAGATGATATAGAGACAGCAAGGCAGGATCTTAACTTAACAAATTTCATCCTATTAGGGCATTCAGGACATGCTTTCATGGCTTTGGAATATGCTAAAAAATATCCCTACCATGTCCAAAAAGTTGCCTTATTGAATTCGGCACCTACAAATAGCGAGGAAAGACAGCGTCAAAGTTTTTCATTTTTTAATGAGACAGCGAGTCCAGAGAGAAAAAGACAGTTCGAGATGGATATTGCTTTGTTAGAAAGTGACATTCAGAAAGATCCTGAACGACGATTCGTTCACATGTGTATTCGGATGGGAGCCCAAAGCTTTTATGACTATACATTTGACGCAGCTTACATGTGGGAAGATGTATATACGAATATGCCAATTATCGATCATCTGTGGGGAGAAGCATTCGGAGAATTGAATCTTATACAATCGCTCGCTAACTTCAACAAACCAGTATTTATCGGTTTAGGCAGGTATGATTATTTGGTAGCGCCTGTTTCACTTTGGAATTCTGTTGATGAAACCTATGAGCACGTGAAAAAAGTGATCTTTGAGGGTCACAATCCGATGTTTGAAGAACCTCGAACCTTTGACAAAGAGCTAAGCAAGTGGATTCTTGAGGGCAATTGA
- a CDS encoding pyridoxamine 5'-phosphate oxidase family protein, with protein MDSVRYKIRECQDQKKIERFLHQARMGYLGLVDGNLPYVVPLNYVWTEGKLYFHGAGDGRRNRVMSDNPEVCFTVCEEYGTITDPVPAKTDTAYMSVMIFGQAEPITDLDEATHVLQEMINKYVSGYYNRPLSKQHVEKYRSAVFGGPVQVYRVIPHRMTAKASPIEAEKMYKTGMGT; from the coding sequence ATGGATTCGGTTCGTTACAAGATCAGGGAATGCCAGGATCAAAAAAAGATTGAAAGGTTCCTTCACCAAGCGAGAATGGGTTATCTTGGGTTAGTTGATGGCAATCTACCCTATGTTGTGCCGCTTAATTATGTATGGACTGAAGGGAAACTCTATTTTCACGGGGCTGGAGATGGAAGGCGTAATCGGGTCATGAGTGATAATCCAGAGGTATGTTTTACGGTATGTGAGGAATACGGAACCATTACGGATCCTGTACCTGCCAAAACGGATACAGCTTATATGAGCGTAATGATATTTGGACAAGCAGAACCGATCACAGATTTGGATGAAGCCACTCATGTACTTCAGGAAATGATCAATAAGTATGTATCTGGTTACTATAATCGTCCCTTGTCCAAGCAGCATGTGGAAAAGTATAGGTCGGCTGTATTCGGCGGTCCGGTTCAAGTTTATCGGGTAATTCCGCACCGTATGACGGCAAAAGCAAGTCCTATTGAAGCAGAAAAAATGTATAAAACGGGCATGGGTACTTGA
- a CDS encoding WYL domain-containing protein — protein sequence MSEAKHQVAAIVLMLWIEEGDLDHSILDRMLDYCGEENITPLGNGEFYAYLDFIEDDYGYGILMSFGDKCQCIEPEHVRNEMKRRLKDSIRAYL from the coding sequence TTGAGTGAGGCCAAACATCAAGTAGCGGCAATTGTGTTGATGCTATGGATTGAAGAAGGGGATCTAGATCATTCCATCCTCGACAGGATGTTGGATTATTGCGGAGAAGAGAACATAACTCCCCTTGGCAATGGCGAATTCTATGCCTATCTTGATTTTATTGAAGATGATTATGGTTACGGAATCCTAATGAGCTTCGGGGATAAATGCCAATGCATTGAACCTGAGCATGTGCGCAATGAAATGAAGAGACGGCTTAAGGATTCAATAAGAGCATATTTGTGA